In Crinalium epipsammum PCC 9333, the genomic window TATAACCTATTTATTAACAGGCTTTTCACCCCTGCGCTCGTGCTTGGAGGGTATTGCTAATTTTATCATTCAAATGGGTAAACTCTGTTTATGCTTGAGTTGCTCATTAATGTCGCTGTACTAGATACAATAATGGAGCAAAAACAAAAGTAATATATAAAACTATTAGTAATAGCCTGATTAATGAACTACCGCACTCTTGACCGCTTGCACTACCGAATTAATAAAAGAAATGAATTGTGAATACTTGTCAGATGACGCTGGTTAAGAGGTTGAGGATATGGATGCTAACGAACTGCTTCGGCGCTATGCAGCAGGCGAAATAAACTTTAATGGTGTCAATTTAAGCGGTGTCAACTTGTTTTGTGCCGATTTGATTGGTGTAGCCTTAGTTGAAGCAGACCTACATGGTGCCAGCTTAATTTTTGCATACCTCAATCGAGCAAAGCTGTATAAAGCAAATTTAACGGGTTCAAAATTGAGTGGCGCTAATTTGATTCAGGCAGATTTACGGGGTGCAATGCTGCATGATGCAGATTTGCATGGTGCCAGACTACAAGGTGCAGATTTACGTGGTGCAGACATTACATTGGCAAATTTATTAGATGCTAACTTGATGGAAGCAGATCTGCGCGACGCTGATCTAAGTGGGGCAAACCTGACTGGCGCTTGTTTGCGCGGGGCTAACTTACGTGAAGAGAAAAGAGTTTATTGTTCAACTTTACGAGGTGCAAAGTTACACAAAGCTGATTTGCGGGGTGCAAATTTAAGTGGTGCAGATATGGCTAGGGTTGACTTGAGCGGTGCTAACCTTGCCGAAGTTAACCTGCGGGGCGTAGATTTAAGCGGCGCTAATCTGAGTCAAGCTAACCTCAAAGGAGCATTTCTTACTGAGGCTAACCTCACACAAGCAAATTTAAGCGGTGCTAACTTGGCTAATGCCAGATTAGAGCGGGTAATTTTAATTAACGGTGATCTTAGGGGCGTAGATTTGCGGGCTGCAACCATGCCTGATATTAAGCTGGCTCAAGCTAACCTTAGTGGTGCTAACTTGAGTCAGGCTAGGTTAAATAGAGCGGATTTGAGTCGGGCAAATCTCAGTAAAGCTAACTTAACTGATGCGGATTTGGTTGATGCTTATCTAGCTAAGGCAGATTTAGAGGGAGCGAATCTGACTAATTCAAATTTAGTTAGGGCAGAAATCAGTAGCGCCCATATAATGGATGCAATTTTTAAGAACGCAACCATGCCTGATGGTAACGTTAACCCTTAGCAATTATCCTTTTTAAAAGTTGCACTTCCCCAAAGTAATAAGCGGGCAAGATGCCCGCACTACTTATAGGGTAATTAAAAATTAATTAACATTGTGAGAGTTTATTGCCCTAAGTAAGCTTCAAGAACTTGCGAATTAGTCTGAATTTCCGCAGGAGTACCAGCAGCAAGATTTTGACCTTCTGCTAATACCCAAACGCGATCGCACAAGGACATAATCACGTCCATATTGTGTTCAATGATTAAAAAAGTTAAACCTTCACGGTTCCATGACATAATGCGATCGCAAATTTCCTCAATCAACTTCGGGTTCACCCCAGCCGCAGGCTCATCCAACAAAATCAGCTTAGGGTTAGTCATCAACGCCCGCCCCATTTCCAACAGCTTACGCTGCCCTCCAGACAGCGCTCCAGCGTAATCTTGTGCCTTATGCGCCAGTCCCACAGATTCTAAAACAGCCATTGCTCGTTCTCTAATCTGCTTTTCTTCTTGCGCCACTACATGAGGTTGAAACCACACCCGCCAAAAGTTTTCCCCTGTTTGTTTTTGAGCGCCTAGCATGACATTCTCAACTACAGATAACCGAGAAAGTACCCGCGCTACCTGAAAAGTTCGCACCATACCCATTTGAGCAATTTGGTAAGGACGCATATTTTCAATAGGTTCTCCATCAAAAATTACCCGCCCTTTGTCTGGATGAATAAAGTTTGATAGCAGATTAAAAAATGTCGTTTTACCAGCACCATTGGGACCAATTAAACCTGTAATGCTGCCTTTTTTAACTTGAATTTCCGCATCATCGACTGCTTTCAACCCACCAAAATTTTTGCAAAGTCCACTTGCCGCTAATAAAGGTGAAGGTTGAGAATTAGCGGGTAAAGAATTATCCAATTCTCGCTCAATTTGTAGTCTGTTCGCTGAATTTTGAAGAGTCGTTTCTGTTTGAGGTGGAATAGATGAATTATTTACCAAGAGTGAGTTCCTCCTTTTTACCCAAAATACCTTGAGGTCGCCAGATCATCAGTACCATTAAAATTAAACCAATTACCATAATCCGAAATGCGCCTAAACGAGCATCATCAAGATGCACAATGCTAGGCAGGATAAAGCGAGTTCCAGCATCATACGCCCAATAGATCACTGCTCCTAACAACGTACCTAAATTATTACCACCACCACCTAAAACCACAATTGTCCAAGCATTAAATGTAATTATGGGTTCAAAGTTTGTCGGGTAAACTGTGGTTAATTGCCAAGCATAGAAAGAACCAGCAAGTCCA contains:
- a CDS encoding pentapeptide repeat-containing protein, which encodes MDANELLRRYAAGEINFNGVNLSGVNLFCADLIGVALVEADLHGASLIFAYLNRAKLYKANLTGSKLSGANLIQADLRGAMLHDADLHGARLQGADLRGADITLANLLDANLMEADLRDADLSGANLTGACLRGANLREEKRVYCSTLRGAKLHKADLRGANLSGADMARVDLSGANLAEVNLRGVDLSGANLSQANLKGAFLTEANLTQANLSGANLANARLERVILINGDLRGVDLRAATMPDIKLAQANLSGANLSQARLNRADLSRANLSKANLTDADLVDAYLAKADLEGANLTNSNLVRAEISSAHIMDAIFKNATMPDGNVNP
- a CDS encoding ABC transporter ATP-binding protein: MDNSLPANSQPSPLLAASGLCKNFGGLKAVDDAEIQVKKGSITGLIGPNGAGKTTFFNLLSNFIHPDKGRVIFDGEPIENMRPYQIAQMGMVRTFQVARVLSRLSVVENVMLGAQKQTGENFWRVWFQPHVVAQEEKQIRERAMAVLESVGLAHKAQDYAGALSGGQRKLLEMGRALMTNPKLILLDEPAAGVNPKLIEEICDRIMSWNREGLTFLIIEHNMDVIMSLCDRVWVLAEGQNLAAGTPAEIQTNSQVLEAYLGQ